A window of Leclercia adecarboxylata contains these coding sequences:
- the lolA gene encoding outer membrane lipoprotein chaperone LolA produces the protein MKKIAITCALLTGFVASSVWADAASDLKSRLDKVSSFHASFTQKVTDGSGNAVQEGQGDLWVKRPNLFNWHMTQPDESILVSDGKTLWFFNPFVEQATATWLKDAASNTPFMLIARNQASDWQQYNIKQTGDDFVLTPKGGSGNLKQFTINVSSNGTINQFGAVEQDDQRSSYQLKSQQNGAVDASKFTFTPPKGVTVDDQRNK, from the coding sequence ATGAAAAAAATCGCAATCACCTGTGCATTACTGACTGGCTTTGTGGCAAGCAGCGTCTGGGCTGATGCCGCCAGCGACCTGAAAAGCCGCCTGGATAAAGTGAGCAGCTTCCACGCCAGCTTCACGCAGAAAGTGACCGATGGCAGCGGCAACGCGGTGCAGGAAGGTCAGGGTGACTTGTGGGTTAAACGTCCGAATCTGTTCAACTGGCATATGACCCAGCCGGACGAAAGCATCCTTGTCTCCGACGGTAAAACCCTGTGGTTCTTTAACCCGTTTGTTGAGCAGGCCACTGCCACCTGGCTGAAGGATGCCGCCAGCAACACGCCGTTTATGCTGATTGCCCGTAACCAGGCCAGCGACTGGCAGCAGTACAATATCAAACAGACCGGGGATGACTTTGTCCTGACGCCAAAAGGCGGTAGCGGCAATCTGAAGCAGTTCACCATTAACGTGAGCAGCAACGGCACCATCAATCAGTTCGGTGCGGTTGAGCAGGACGATCAGCGCAGCAGTTATCAGCTGAAATCCCAGCAGAACGGTGCGGTCGATGCATCGAAATTCACCTTTACCCCGCCGAAGGGCGTAACGGTGGACGATCAACGTAATAAGTAA
- the serS gene encoding serine--tRNA ligase: MLDPNLLRNEPDAVAEKLARRGFKLDVDKLRALEERRKVLQVQTENLQAERNSRSKSIGQAKARGEDIEPLRLEVNKLGEELDQAKAELDVLQAEIRDIALAIPNTPDDSVPVGKDENDNVEVKRWGTPREFDFEVRDHVTLGEMHAGLDFAAAVKLTGSRFVVMKGQIAHLHRALAQFMLDLHTEQHGYSETYVPYLVNHDTLYGTGQLPKFAGDLFHTRPLDEEADSSNYALIPTAEVPLTNLVRDEIIDEDDLPIKLTAHSPCFRSEAGSYGRDTRGLIRMHQFDKVEMVQIVRPEESMAALEEMTGHAEKVLELLGLPYRRMALCTGDMGFGACKTFDLEVWVPAQNTYREISSCSNVGDFQARRMQARCRTKSDKKTRLVHTLNGSGLAVGRTLVAVLENYQQADGRIEIPEVLRPYMKGQQYIG, from the coding sequence ATGCTCGATCCCAATCTGCTGCGTAACGAGCCAGACGCAGTCGCTGAAAAACTGGCACGCCGGGGCTTTAAACTGGATGTAGATAAGCTGCGCGCTCTTGAAGAGCGTCGTAAAGTTCTGCAGGTACAAACAGAAAACTTGCAGGCAGAGCGTAATTCTCGATCGAAATCCATCGGCCAGGCGAAAGCGCGCGGGGAAGACATCGAGCCATTACGCCTGGAAGTGAACAAACTGGGCGAAGAACTGGATCAGGCGAAAGCGGAGCTGGACGTTCTTCAGGCCGAAATTCGTGACATCGCCCTGGCGATCCCGAACACTCCCGACGACAGCGTACCTGTCGGTAAAGACGAAAACGACAACGTTGAAGTGAAACGCTGGGGCACGCCTCGCGAGTTCGACTTCGAGGTTCGCGATCACGTGACGCTGGGTGAAATGCACGCGGGCCTGGACTTTGCCGCCGCGGTTAAGCTGACCGGTTCCCGTTTTGTGGTGATGAAAGGGCAGATTGCTCATCTGCATCGTGCGCTGGCCCAGTTTATGCTGGATCTGCACACCGAGCAGCACGGCTACAGTGAAACCTACGTACCCTATCTGGTTAACCACGATACGCTGTACGGCACGGGCCAGCTGCCGAAATTTGCCGGCGATCTGTTCCATACCCGTCCCCTGGACGAAGAAGCAGACAGCAGCAACTATGCGCTGATCCCAACGGCAGAAGTGCCGCTGACCAACCTCGTACGCGATGAAATCATCGACGAAGATGACCTGCCGATCAAACTGACCGCACACTCTCCGTGCTTCCGTTCTGAAGCGGGCTCCTATGGTCGTGACACCCGCGGTCTGATCCGTATGCACCAGTTCGACAAAGTTGAGATGGTGCAGATCGTGCGTCCGGAAGAGTCTATGGCGGCGCTGGAAGAGATGACCGGCCACGCGGAAAAAGTGCTGGAGCTGCTGGGTCTGCCGTACCGTCGTATGGCGCTGTGTACCGGTGATATGGGCTTTGGTGCCTGCAAAACCTTTGACCTCGAAGTGTGGGTTCCGGCGCAGAATACCTACCGCGAAATCTCCTCTTGCTCCAACGTAGGTGATTTCCAGGCTCGCCGTATGCAGGCTCGTTGCCGCACTAAATCCGACAAGAAAACCCGTCTGGTGCACACCCTGAACGGTTCCGGTCTGGCAGTGGGTCGTACCCTGGTGGCGGTGCTGGAAAACTACCAGCAGGCTGACGGTCGTATCGAAATCCCTGAAGTGCTGCGTCCGTATATGAAAGGCCAGCAGTACATCGGTTAA
- the rarA gene encoding replication-associated recombination protein RarA translates to MSNLSLDFSDNAFQPLAARMRPENLAQYIGQQHLLAAGKPLPRAIEAGHLHSMILWGPPGTGKTTLAEVIARYADADVERISAVTSGVKEIREAIERARQNRNAGRRTILFVDEVHRFNKSQQDAFLPHIEDGTITFIGATTENPSFELNSALLSRARVYLLKSLTTEDIEQVLTQAMTDKARGYGGQDIVLPDETRLAIAELVNGDARRALNTLEMMADMAEADDSGKRVLLPALLTEIAGERSARFDNKGDRFYDLISALHKSVRGSAPDAALYWYARIITAGGDPLYVARRCLAIASEDVGNADPRAMQVALSAWDCFTRVGPAEGERAIAQAIVYLACAPKSNAVYTAFKAAMSDARERPDYDVPVHLRNAPTKLMKEMGYGQAYRYAHDEPNAYAAGEEYFPQEMAQTRYYHPTNRGLEGKIGEKLAWLTGQDQNSPIKRYR, encoded by the coding sequence GTGAGCAATCTGTCGCTCGATTTTTCAGATAATGCGTTTCAACCTCTGGCCGCCCGTATGCGGCCAGAAAATTTAGCGCAGTATATCGGCCAGCAGCATCTGCTGGCTGCGGGCAAACCCTTGCCGCGCGCTATTGAAGCCGGGCATCTGCATTCGATGATCCTCTGGGGGCCGCCCGGCACCGGTAAAACGACGCTGGCAGAAGTGATTGCCCGCTATGCTGATGCCGACGTCGAGCGCATTTCCGCCGTCACCTCCGGCGTGAAAGAAATCCGCGAAGCCATCGAACGGGCGCGACAGAACCGCAATGCCGGGCGCCGCACCATTTTGTTTGTCGATGAGGTTCATCGTTTCAACAAAAGCCAGCAGGATGCCTTCCTGCCGCACATCGAAGACGGCACCATCACCTTTATCGGTGCCACGACCGAAAATCCCTCGTTCGAGCTGAACTCGGCCCTGTTGTCCCGCGCCCGCGTTTATCTACTAAAGTCGTTAACCACCGAAGACATCGAGCAGGTGCTGACCCAGGCAATGACCGATAAGGCCCGGGGCTACGGCGGCCAGGATATCGTGTTGCCGGACGAAACCCGTCTGGCCATTGCTGAGCTGGTGAATGGCGACGCGCGCCGGGCGCTGAATACGCTCGAGATGATGGCCGATATGGCGGAAGCCGACGACAGCGGTAAGCGGGTTCTGCTCCCGGCGCTGCTGACGGAAATCGCCGGTGAACGCAGCGCGCGTTTCGATAACAAAGGCGATCGTTTCTACGACCTGATCTCCGCGCTGCACAAATCGGTACGCGGCAGCGCGCCCGATGCCGCGCTGTACTGGTATGCGCGCATTATTACCGCCGGGGGCGATCCGCTCTATGTGGCCCGCCGCTGTCTGGCCATTGCCTCGGAAGATGTGGGTAACGCCGATCCGCGCGCGATGCAGGTGGCGCTCTCTGCCTGGGATTGCTTCACCCGGGTTGGGCCTGCCGAAGGCGAACGCGCCATCGCGCAGGCGATTGTCTATCTGGCCTGTGCGCCGAAAAGCAATGCCGTCTATACCGCCTTCAAAGCCGCGATGTCCGATGCCCGCGAGCGTCCGGACTACGATGTCCCGGTCCATCTGCGTAACGCCCCGACCAAACTGATGAAAGAGATGGGTTACGGTCAGGCGTATCGCTATGCGCACGACGAGCCGAACGCCTATGCCGCCGGGGAGGAGTATTTCCCGCAGGAAATGGCACAAACACGCTACTATCACCCGACAAACAGAGGCCTTGAGGGCAAGATCGGCGAAAAGCTCGCCTGGCTTACCGGACAGGATCAAAATAGCCCTATAAAACGCTACCGTTAG
- the ftsK gene encoding DNA translocase FtsK, producing the protein MSQEYTEDKEVNLTKLSSGRRLLEALLILVALFAVWLMAALLSFNPSDPSWSQTAWHEPIHNLGGVPGAWLADTLFFIFGVMAYTLPVIIIGGCWFAWRHRQNDDYIDYFAVSLRLIGALALILTSCGLAAINADDIWYFASGGVIGSLLSTALQPMLHSSGGTLALLCVWGAGLTLFTGWSWVSIAEKIGSVILNLLTFASNRTRRDDTWENDEEYEDDYEDAEPSPERRESRRARIMRGALARRKRVAEKFANPLGRKTDAALFSGKRMDDDEEVAYSARGVAADPDDVLFSGNRALASDYDEYDPLLNGHSAAEPLAAAAAATTATQAFAAPVDPVIPTPSVPEMPLQPPAVDWQAEPVAPAAPAYIPEPEPYTAPASQEQWQPPYQPEPVFAQPQYEPQQPVYQPEPVYQSEPVYQPEPVIAQPVVEEPPVEEVKPSRPPLYYFEEVEEKRAREREQLAAWYQPVPEAAQEPAPVKAAETPTIPVPAVEPASVVAPVAASVQQATSAGAAAASAGAPLFSLATSGAPRPQVKEGIGPQLPRPNRVRVPTRRELASYGIKLPSQRMAEEKAREAGRQQYEDEHYDDDADEMQQEELARQFAQQQHQRYGGDEYQAEPPQFVTQDDEDDAAEAELARQFAATQQQRYSGEQPTGANPFSLADFEFSPMKDLVDDTPSEPLFTPGVMPEAEPPRQAVTPQQPQQYAQPQQPVQQPPQQYAQPQQPVQQPPQQYAQPQQPVQQPPQQYAQPQQPVQQPALQSQQSLIHPLLMRNGDSRPLQRPTTPLPSFDLLTPPPTEVEPVDTFALDQMARLVELRLADFRIKADVVNYSPGPVITRFELNLAPGVKAARISNLSRDLARSLSTVAVRVVEVIPGKPYVGLELPNKKRQTVYLREVLDNAKFRDNPSPLSVVLGKDIAGEPVVADLAKMPHLLVAGTTGSGKSVGVNAMILSILYKAQPEDVRFIMIDPKMLELSVYEGIPHLLTEVVTDMKDAANALRWSVNEMERRYKLMSALGVRNLAGYNEIIAEAAKMGRPIPDPYWKPGDSMDAEHPVLEKLPYIVVLVDEFADLMMTVGKKVEELIARLAQKARAAGIHLVLATQRPSVDVITGLIKANIPTRIAFTVSSKIDSRTILDQGGAESLLGMGDMLYSGPNSTSPVRVHGAFVRDQEVHAVVQDWKARGRPQYIEGITSDSESEGGGGGGFDGGEELDPLFDQAVNFVTEKRKASISGVQRQFRIGYNRAARIIEQMEAQGIVSEQGHNGNREVLAPPPFE; encoded by the coding sequence TTGAGCCAGGAATATACCGAAGACAAAGAAGTCAATTTAACCAAGCTCAGCAGTGGGCGCCGACTCCTTGAGGCGTTACTGATCCTTGTTGCTCTTTTTGCCGTCTGGTTGATGGCAGCCTTACTCAGTTTTAATCCCTCCGATCCCAGCTGGTCACAAACCGCGTGGCACGAGCCTATTCATAATTTAGGCGGCGTACCGGGCGCATGGCTGGCGGATACGCTGTTCTTTATCTTTGGCGTGATGGCGTACACCCTTCCCGTGATTATTATTGGCGGCTGCTGGTTCGCCTGGCGCCATCGCCAGAACGATGACTACATCGACTATTTTGCCGTTTCGCTGCGCCTCATTGGCGCGCTGGCGCTGATCCTCACCTCCTGTGGTCTGGCGGCGATTAACGCTGATGACATCTGGTATTTTGCCTCCGGCGGCGTGATTGGCAGCCTGCTGAGTACTGCACTGCAGCCGATGCTGCACAGCAGCGGCGGCACGCTTGCGCTGCTCTGCGTCTGGGGCGCGGGGCTGACGCTCTTTACCGGCTGGTCCTGGGTGAGCATTGCCGAGAAAATCGGCAGTGTGATCCTCAATCTCCTGACCTTTGCCAGCAACCGCACCCGTCGCGACGACACCTGGGAGAACGACGAGGAGTATGAAGACGACTACGAAGATGCCGAGCCGAGCCCCGAGCGTCGTGAGTCCCGTCGGGCCCGCATTATGCGCGGGGCGCTGGCGCGTCGTAAGCGTGTGGCAGAGAAGTTCGCCAACCCATTAGGCCGCAAAACCGACGCGGCGTTGTTCTCCGGCAAACGGATGGACGACGACGAAGAGGTGGCTTACAGCGCCCGTGGCGTAGCCGCCGATCCGGATGATGTGCTGTTCTCCGGCAATCGTGCGCTGGCATCCGATTATGATGAATACGATCCGCTGCTCAACGGGCACTCAGCGGCTGAGCCGCTTGCCGCCGCCGCGGCTGCAACTACGGCAACCCAGGCTTTCGCTGCACCCGTTGATCCGGTGATCCCGACTCCTTCGGTACCGGAGATGCCGCTGCAGCCTCCTGCCGTTGACTGGCAGGCTGAGCCTGTTGCGCCAGCAGCCCCGGCGTATATCCCTGAGCCAGAACCTTACACCGCCCCTGCCTCACAGGAGCAGTGGCAACCGCCTTATCAACCTGAGCCGGTCTTTGCGCAGCCGCAGTACGAGCCACAGCAGCCCGTTTATCAGCCAGAACCCGTTTATCAGTCTGAACCTGTCTATCAGCCAGAGCCGGTTATTGCTCAACCGGTTGTTGAAGAGCCGCCGGTTGAAGAGGTGAAACCGTCCCGTCCACCGCTTTACTATTTCGAAGAGGTGGAAGAAAAACGTGCCCGTGAACGTGAGCAGCTCGCAGCCTGGTATCAGCCGGTACCTGAGGCGGCACAAGAGCCAGCCCCTGTTAAAGCCGCTGAAACCCCGACTATTCCGGTTCCCGCTGTGGAACCCGCCTCCGTCGTCGCGCCTGTTGCCGCCAGCGTACAGCAGGCAACAAGTGCAGGTGCCGCTGCGGCCAGCGCTGGAGCACCGTTATTCAGCCTCGCGACCAGTGGCGCTCCGCGTCCGCAGGTGAAAGAGGGCATTGGCCCACAGCTGCCGCGCCCTAACCGCGTGCGCGTTCCTACCCGCCGTGAGCTTGCCTCCTATGGCATCAAGCTGCCTTCTCAGCGGATGGCGGAAGAGAAAGCGCGTGAAGCCGGACGCCAGCAGTACGAGGATGAACACTACGATGACGATGCCGATGAAATGCAGCAGGAGGAGCTGGCCCGCCAGTTCGCTCAGCAGCAACATCAGCGGTATGGTGGCGATGAGTATCAGGCCGAGCCGCCGCAGTTCGTCACTCAGGATGACGAAGACGATGCCGCAGAGGCGGAGCTGGCGCGCCAGTTCGCCGCCACGCAGCAGCAGCGTTATTCCGGAGAGCAGCCGACGGGCGCTAACCCGTTCTCGCTGGCGGACTTCGAATTCTCGCCTATGAAAGATCTGGTGGATGATACGCCGAGTGAACCCCTGTTCACGCCAGGCGTGATGCCGGAAGCCGAGCCGCCGCGCCAGGCGGTTACGCCACAGCAGCCACAGCAGTATGCCCAGCCGCAACAGCCTGTTCAGCAGCCGCCGCAGCAGTATGCCCAGCCGCAACAGCCTGTGCAGCAGCCGCCTCAGCAGTATGCCCAGCCGCAACAGCCTGTTCAGCAGCCGCCGCAGCAGTATGCCCAACCTCAGCAACCTGTGCAGCAGCCAGCGCTTCAGTCTCAACAGAGCCTGATCCATCCGCTGCTGATGCGTAACGGTGACAGTCGGCCGCTGCAAAGACCGACCACGCCGCTGCCGTCATTTGATCTGTTGACACCGCCGCCAACCGAAGTTGAACCCGTCGATACCTTCGCCCTCGATCAGATGGCGCGCCTGGTTGAACTGCGTCTGGCCGATTTCCGTATCAAAGCGGATGTGGTGAACTATTCACCTGGTCCGGTAATCACGCGTTTCGAGCTGAACCTGGCGCCGGGCGTAAAAGCCGCGCGTATTTCCAACCTCTCTCGTGACCTGGCGCGTTCGCTGTCGACCGTGGCCGTGCGTGTGGTTGAGGTGATCCCGGGTAAACCATACGTTGGCCTGGAACTGCCGAACAAAAAACGTCAGACCGTTTATCTGCGCGAAGTGCTGGATAACGCCAAATTCCGTGATAACCCGTCGCCGCTGAGTGTGGTGCTGGGTAAAGACATTGCCGGCGAGCCGGTGGTGGCCGATCTGGCCAAAATGCCACACCTGCTGGTAGCGGGTACGACCGGTTCCGGTAAGTCTGTCGGCGTGAACGCCATGATCCTCAGCATTCTGTATAAGGCGCAGCCGGAAGACGTGCGTTTCATCATGATCGACCCGAAAATGCTCGAGCTGTCGGTCTATGAAGGAATACCGCATCTGCTGACCGAAGTTGTCACCGACATGAAAGATGCTGCCAACGCCCTGCGCTGGAGCGTCAACGAGATGGAGCGTCGCTACAAGCTGATGTCTGCGCTGGGCGTGCGTAACCTCGCCGGTTATAACGAGATCATCGCCGAAGCGGCGAAGATGGGACGCCCAATTCCGGATCCGTACTGGAAGCCGGGCGACAGTATGGATGCCGAACATCCGGTGCTGGAAAAACTGCCTTACATCGTGGTGCTGGTGGATGAATTTGCTGACCTGATGATGACCGTCGGCAAGAAAGTGGAAGAGCTGATCGCCCGCCTGGCGCAGAAAGCGCGTGCGGCAGGTATTCACCTGGTGCTGGCGACCCAGCGTCCGTCGGTGGATGTTATCACCGGGCTGATTAAGGCGAACATTCCGACCCGTATCGCCTTTACCGTGTCGAGCAAAATTGACTCCCGTACCATTCTCGACCAGGGCGGCGCGGAATCGCTGCTCGGTATGGGGGATATGCTCTACTCCGGGCCTAACTCGACCTCGCCGGTGCGTGTCCACGGCGCGTTTGTCCGTGACCAGGAAGTGCATGCTGTGGTTCAGGACTGGAAGGCGCGCGGTCGTCCGCAATATATCGAAGGCATCACCTCTGACAGCGAAAGCGAAGGCGGCGGCGGTGGCGGCTTTGACGGCGGCGAAGAGCTGGATCCGCTCTTCGATCAGGCCGTTAATTTCGTCACTGAAAAACGCAAAGCCTCTATTTCCGGGGTTCAGCGCCAGTTCCGTATCGGCTACAACCGGGCGGCACGCATCATCGAGCAGATGGAAGCCCAGGGCATCGTGAGCGAACAGGGCCACAACGGCAACCGTGAAGTACTGGCACCGCCGCCGTTCGAGTGA